A stretch of the Flavobacterium aquiphilum genome encodes the following:
- a CDS encoding DUF2461 domain-containing protein: MLTKDTLQFLDDLKANNNRDWFLENKKRYEAVKKDYHQLVGSLLDAMKPLDSSLEMLEIKNCVFRINRDVRFSKDKSPYKTNLGIWISPGSKHIEAPGYYLHIENGNCFVGGGLYCPQPDQLQKIRKEIHFFYDDLTEILNDQKFKSTYQNLTRDENSTLKNPPKGYDKEDPAIEFLKLKSFTAIQKFDTKLATQKDFVSIIAEKMIVLKPFNSFIDRALSE, translated from the coding sequence ATGCTTACAAAAGATACACTACAGTTCCTCGACGATTTAAAAGCCAACAACAATCGTGATTGGTTTCTCGAAAACAAAAAACGTTACGAAGCCGTAAAGAAAGACTACCACCAGTTGGTTGGCTCTTTGCTTGATGCAATGAAGCCTCTCGATTCATCATTGGAAATGTTAGAAATCAAAAATTGTGTTTTCAGAATCAATCGTGACGTTCGATTTTCTAAAGACAAATCGCCCTATAAAACAAATTTGGGGATTTGGATTTCTCCTGGCTCGAAACATATAGAAGCTCCAGGTTATTATCTTCATATCGAAAACGGAAACTGTTTTGTCGGCGGCGGATTATACTGTCCACAACCAGATCAACTTCAAAAAATCAGAAAAGAAATTCACTTTTTCTATGATGATTTAACGGAAATCCTAAATGACCAAAAATTCAAATCTACTTATCAAAATTTAACCAGGGACGAAAATTCGACCCTAAAAAATCCTCCTAAAGGCTACGACAAAGAAGATCCAGCCATTGAATTTTTGAAACTAAAAAGCTTTACCGCTATTCAAAAATTTGACACCAAACTGGCAACCCAAAAAGATTTTGTATCGATAATAGCCGAAAAAATGATTGTTTTAAAACCGTTCAACAGTTTTATCGACAGAGCGTTATCAGAATAA
- a CDS encoding GNAT family N-acetyltransferase: MLTIKISDPNAPEAYAITEELSQNLYERFGSDGKNSFTDWEYDNPRYVFIIAELNTEIVGCGAIRPLSPKTGEVKRMFTKYPGKNIGQSILSFLETKARELNYEKLVLETRVKNKEACSFYLKANYTKIPNYGKYVNRLDAICFQKTL; encoded by the coding sequence ATGCTCACTATAAAAATTTCAGATCCAAACGCTCCAGAAGCTTACGCAATAACAGAAGAGCTATCGCAAAATCTTTATGAACGATTTGGAAGCGACGGTAAAAACTCATTTACAGATTGGGAATACGACAATCCCAGATATGTATTTATTATAGCAGAATTAAACACTGAAATTGTGGGATGCGGGGCAATAAGACCACTCTCACCAAAAACAGGAGAAGTAAAACGAATGTTTACCAAATATCCGGGGAAAAATATTGGACAATCCATTTTATCCTTTTTGGAAACAAAAGCAAGAGAGTTGAATTATGAAAAACTGGTTTTGGAAACAAGAGTAAAAAACAAAGAAGCCTGTTCCTTTTACCTGAAAGCAAACTATACAAAAATACCAAACTATGGTAAATACGTAAACCGACTAGACGCCATTTGTTTTCAAAAGACACTCTAA
- a CDS encoding N-acetylmuramoyl-L-alanine amidase family protein, with protein sequence MRISKKIKIVFAILILMLTVNTYGQSNNFIVILDAGHGGKDDGAKYFDNKEKDLTLAVTLKVGKILEQTPNINLIYTRKTDEFIELRERAKIANRANANLFISIHCNANRNPTGNGSETYVMGMTRANMNLEVSKAENSVIFLEDNYQTTYKGFDPNKPETLIGLQIVQESNLTSSIDLATKIQNNFSNSIAIKSRGIKQEPLWVLDATTMPGVLIEIGFISNKIDVSTLESEDGQNDIAKAIANAIISYKNENF encoded by the coding sequence ATGCGTATCTCAAAAAAAATAAAAATTGTATTCGCCATTTTAATACTAATGTTGACTGTCAACACATATGGACAATCCAATAATTTCATAGTCATATTAGATGCGGGACATGGCGGTAAAGATGATGGAGCTAAATATTTTGACAATAAAGAAAAAGATTTAACCTTAGCAGTCACCTTAAAAGTGGGCAAAATATTAGAACAAACCCCTAATATTAACTTAATCTATACCAGAAAAACAGATGAGTTTATTGAACTTAGAGAAAGAGCAAAAATTGCCAATCGAGCTAATGCCAATTTATTCATTTCCATTCATTGCAATGCAAATAGAAACCCAACAGGAAACGGAAGCGAAACCTACGTAATGGGTATGACAAGAGCAAATATGAATTTAGAAGTTTCCAAAGCAGAAAACTCTGTAATCTTTTTGGAAGACAATTACCAGACAACCTATAAAGGTTTCGATCCAAATAAACCTGAAACTTTAATAGGACTGCAAATCGTACAGGAAAGTAATTTAACGAGCAGTATTGATTTGGCTACTAAAATACAGAATAACTTCTCAAATTCTATAGCCATAAAATCCAGAGGCATAAAACAAGAACCACTTTGGGTTCTTGACGCAACCACCATGCCCGGAGTTTTAATCGAGATCGGTTTTATTTCCAACAAAATTGATGTAAGCACATTAGAATCTGAAGATGGACAAAATGACATTGCAAAAGCAATTGCCAATGCCATAATAAGCTATAAAAATGAAAATTTTTGA
- a CDS encoding sensor histidine kinase, whose product MHKPEIPQNEVIRSKALKDYEILDTLPEDEYDALTKIASQICGTPIALVSLIDDERQWFKSHHGLDTRETSRDLAFCAHAINNPDELLIIPDATIDERFYDNPLTVNDPHVIFYAGAPLNTKDGYPLGTLCVIDTKPREGLTENQKESLKALANQVISQFELRKKNRLLEEINEEITKKNVQLNQFAHRLTHDLKVPIRGINSLLCFIKEDHKALIKDTEVEEWLDLIYSRNEYMDFLINGILEYTKVSNDKIEFEDFNVQNLIQHILKNGTLDTPIQIHYTNCDIIVRHSKISFIQIIQNLLSNTVKHTDKPICNIWISLTQDESSFSFTYEDDGPGIPDKYWGKVFELFETVNPKSAKNSGIGLATIKAISDRFGGTIHLKHRENNKSGVCFCFVLPKENKS is encoded by the coding sequence ATGCATAAACCTGAAATTCCCCAAAATGAAGTCATTCGTTCAAAAGCCTTAAAGGATTATGAAATACTTGACACATTACCTGAAGATGAATATGATGCTTTAACAAAAATAGCATCTCAAATTTGCGGTACACCAATTGCATTAGTAAGTTTAATTGACGATGAAAGGCAATGGTTTAAATCGCATCATGGTCTGGATACAAGAGAAACGTCAAGAGATTTGGCTTTCTGTGCCCATGCCATAAACAATCCTGATGAGTTGCTTATTATACCAGACGCAACTATTGACGAACGATTTTATGATAATCCATTAACTGTAAATGATCCACATGTAATATTTTATGCCGGTGCTCCTTTAAACACTAAAGACGGGTATCCCTTAGGCACACTTTGTGTTATAGATACAAAACCAAGAGAAGGTCTTACAGAAAATCAGAAAGAATCTCTAAAGGCATTAGCAAATCAAGTTATTTCGCAATTTGAACTTCGAAAAAAGAATAGACTTCTGGAAGAAATTAACGAAGAAATTACAAAAAAAAATGTACAGTTAAACCAATTTGCGCACCGTCTTACCCATGATTTAAAAGTTCCAATTCGTGGTATCAACTCTTTATTATGTTTCATAAAAGAAGATCATAAAGCACTTATCAAAGACACTGAGGTAGAAGAATGGCTTGATTTAATTTATTCACGTAATGAATATATGGACTTTTTAATTAATGGTATCTTAGAATATACTAAGGTTAGTAATGACAAAATAGAATTTGAAGATTTTAATGTCCAAAATCTAATTCAACACATACTAAAGAACGGTACTCTGGATACCCCAATTCAGATACATTATACTAATTGCGACATAATTGTAAGACATTCAAAAATAAGCTTTATACAAATCATACAAAATCTTTTATCAAACACAGTAAAACATACCGATAAGCCAATATGTAATATTTGGATCTCATTAACGCAAGACGAAAGCAGCTTTTCTTTCACCTATGAAGATGATGGCCCTGGAATACCTGATAAATATTGGGGAAAAGTATTCGAATTATTCGAAACTGTAAATCCTAAATCTGCTAAAAACTCTGGCATTGGTTTAGCAACAATAAAAGCAATAAGCGATCGCTTTGGAGGCACTATACATTTGAAGCATCGTGAAAATAACAAAAGCGGTGTCTGCTTTTGTTTTGTTCTGCCAAAAGAAAACAAAAGCTAA
- a CDS encoding phytanoyl-CoA dioxygenase family protein: MKSDLLENFWNRILKGKIKTEEESNWISETGYLYKLGISMEETLQYLYQEKPTLIVFKEWIKAKSINVTNTIDVENTLSEKDLAFWNTNGYIVIKNAISLEDCLATQKAILEFLEKDMNDSNTWYTMHEKQRGLMVNFFNHPTLEKNRASVKIQKAYEQLYGTNKIYKTIDKVSFNPPITKRYNFLGSNLHWDVSLKQPIPFRLQGLLYLSDCDENDGAFHCVPNFHHQIANWMDSIPLNQNPRELALKTLTPKPVIGKSGDFIIWHQALPHCATPNYGKTPRFVQYLTYFPEEYTESTEWI; this comes from the coding sequence ATGAAATCAGATTTGTTAGAAAATTTTTGGAATCGAATTTTAAAAGGTAAAATCAAAACCGAGGAAGAGTCCAATTGGATAAGTGAAACTGGATATTTATACAAATTAGGTATTAGTATGGAAGAGACCTTGCAATACCTTTATCAAGAGAAACCAACATTGATAGTTTTTAAAGAGTGGATAAAAGCTAAAAGCATAAATGTTACAAATACGATTGATGTTGAAAATACTCTTTCTGAAAAAGACTTGGCTTTTTGGAATACTAATGGCTATATTGTTATAAAAAATGCCATTTCGCTTGAAGATTGTTTAGCTACCCAAAAAGCAATTTTAGAGTTTTTGGAAAAAGACATGAATGATAGTAATACCTGGTACACAATGCATGAAAAACAAAGAGGGCTAATGGTTAACTTTTTCAATCATCCTACATTAGAAAAAAACAGAGCTTCGGTAAAGATTCAAAAAGCTTACGAACAATTATATGGAACTAATAAAATTTATAAAACTATTGACAAGGTAAGTTTTAATCCCCCAATTACTAAAAGATATAATTTTCTAGGAAGTAATTTACATTGGGATGTAAGTTTAAAACAACCTATTCCTTTTCGTTTGCAAGGCCTATTATATCTTTCAGATTGTGATGAAAACGACGGTGCTTTTCATTGCGTTCCTAATTTTCATCATCAAATTGCCAATTGGATGGATTCAATTCCTTTGAATCAAAATCCAAGGGAATTAGCTTTAAAGACACTGACTCCAAAGCCTGTAATTGGTAAGTCAGGCGACTTTATTATTTGGCATCAAGCCCTACCTCATTGTGCTACCCCGAATTACGGAAAAACACCAAGATTTGTTCAATATTTAACTTATTTCCCCGAAGAATATACAGAAAGCACAGAATGGATATAA
- the mutL gene encoding DNA mismatch repair endonuclease MutL, which translates to MSSIIQLLPDHVANQIAAGEVVQRPASVVKELLENAVDAKATDIKLIIKDAGKSLVQVIDNGSGMNVTDARLCFERHATSKIRQAEDLFSLHTKGFRGEALASIAAIAHMELKTKLEQEELGTHIVIEGSKFMSQDVAVLPKGTSFAVKNLFFNIPARRNFLKSDTVEYRHIIDEFQRVALAHPKIHFSFYHNGSDMYNLPPSTLRQRIVNFFGGKTNEKLVPVTEDTEMMQIQGFVSKPEFAKKNRGEQFFFVNDRFIKSPYLHHAVMAAYEGILKEGSQPSYYLYLTVPPNTIDINIHPTKTEIKFDNESAMYAILRASIKHSLGQFNVAPVLDFERDANLDTPYHYKNLEAEMPTIQVDRTFNPFAEDKPVKSLSSSSFSSSSSYKKTEPTASWESLYVGVKQDTEVITGDTEFVSGNNNGFTFENNEFSFENEEVTSSLFDDEEVEQTVHKTYQIHKKYIVSPIKSGMVIVDQNRAHQRVLYEQFLVNMTVHHAASQQLLFPINLFYSATEMELIAELEQSLINTGFVFEESNKDYVVISGIPVNITESEVVVVLDQLLSDLHNGIPENSFSQNDTIAKSMAKSLAVKTGAYLTEKEQENLVNGLFACKDPNVSPFQKPTFITMSVEDLDKKFAL; encoded by the coding sequence ATGTCGAGTATAATTCAATTGCTTCCAGATCATGTTGCCAATCAGATTGCCGCTGGAGAAGTGGTGCAAAGGCCTGCTTCGGTAGTGAAAGAGCTGTTGGAAAATGCTGTGGATGCAAAAGCAACCGACATTAAATTAATCATAAAAGATGCGGGAAAATCATTGGTTCAAGTGATTGATAATGGATCAGGAATGAATGTTACTGATGCGCGCTTGTGTTTTGAGCGTCATGCTACTTCGAAGATTAGACAAGCGGAAGATTTATTTTCACTTCATACCAAGGGGTTTCGTGGGGAAGCATTAGCCTCTATTGCGGCGATTGCTCATATGGAATTGAAAACCAAATTGGAGCAAGAGGAATTAGGAACTCACATCGTTATTGAAGGGAGTAAATTTATGTCCCAAGATGTAGCGGTTTTGCCCAAGGGGACTTCATTTGCCGTTAAAAACTTATTTTTTAATATACCGGCCCGACGTAATTTCCTGAAATCAGATACAGTGGAATACCGTCATATTATTGACGAATTTCAACGTGTGGCCTTGGCACATCCTAAAATTCATTTTTCATTTTACCATAATGGTAGTGATATGTATAATTTGCCTCCGTCAACTCTAAGACAGCGAATTGTTAATTTTTTTGGTGGAAAAACCAATGAAAAATTGGTTCCTGTTACCGAGGATACGGAGATGATGCAAATTCAAGGTTTTGTAAGTAAGCCTGAATTTGCCAAAAAGAATAGAGGAGAGCAGTTTTTCTTTGTCAATGACCGTTTCATAAAGAGTCCGTATTTGCATCACGCGGTTATGGCTGCCTATGAGGGGATTTTGAAAGAGGGTTCTCAACCTAGTTATTATTTGTATTTAACGGTTCCGCCAAATACGATTGATATCAATATTCACCCTACAAAAACTGAAATCAAGTTTGATAATGAGAGTGCAATGTACGCTATTCTGAGAGCTTCGATTAAGCACAGTTTGGGACAATTTAATGTGGCTCCTGTTTTGGATTTTGAGCGTGATGCTAATTTGGATACGCCTTACCATTATAAAAATTTGGAAGCAGAAATGCCAACAATTCAGGTTGACCGCACATTTAACCCTTTTGCCGAAGATAAACCTGTTAAAAGTTTGTCCTCATCTTCTTTTTCTTCATCTTCTTCGTATAAAAAAACAGAACCAACGGCCAGTTGGGAGAGTTTGTATGTTGGAGTGAAACAGGATACCGAAGTGATTACGGGTGATACTGAATTTGTTTCGGGTAACAACAATGGCTTTACATTTGAGAACAATGAATTTTCTTTTGAAAATGAAGAAGTAACTTCGTCTTTGTTTGATGATGAAGAAGTAGAGCAAACGGTTCATAAAACGTATCAAATCCATAAAAAATATATAGTGTCGCCTATTAAATCGGGGATGGTTATTGTCGATCAAAACAGGGCGCATCAACGTGTTTTGTATGAGCAATTTTTGGTAAATATGACAGTGCATCACGCAGCAAGTCAACAATTGCTGTTCCCTATTAATCTGTTTTATTCAGCGACCGAAATGGAACTTATTGCAGAGTTAGAGCAATCGTTAATCAACACTGGATTTGTTTTTGAGGAATCGAATAAAGATTATGTTGTGATTTCGGGTATTCCGGTGAATATTACAGAGAGTGAAGTTGTAGTCGTTTTGGATCAGTTGTTGAGTGATTTGCATAACGGAATCCCAGAAAATAGTTTCAGTCAGAATGATACGATTGCCAAATCGATGGCTAAAAGTTTGGCTGTAAAAACTGGGGCGTATTTAACCGAAAAAGAACAGGAAAATTTAGTAAATGGTCTTTTTGCCTGTAAAGACCCAAATGTTTCACCATTTCAAAAACCAACTTTCATCACAATGAGTGTGGAAGATTTAGATAAAAAGTTTGCATTATGA
- the murB gene encoding UDP-N-acetylmuramate dehydrogenase, with the protein MEILHHFSLKNYNTFGIEAKAEKFIAVHSLAELKSVLEQNKSQKKFILGGGSNMLLTKDIEALVIHIDLKGKKILKEDDDFVWVEGQAGENWHQFVLWNIEQNFGGLENMSLIPGNVGTTPVQNIGAYGAEIKDTFVSCEAMNIETQEMRTFTREECNFGYRESIFKHEVKDQYIITSVVFKLTKQNHKINTSYGDILAELAKNNITTPSLKDVSNAVIAIRKSKLPDPAELGNSGSFFKNPILLKTDFEKIHQNFPEMRFFDISKTEVKVPAGWLIEHAGLKGKRFGDAGIHKNQALVLVNYGGATGQEILDVSKKVQETVFETFGIHIEAEVNII; encoded by the coding sequence ATGGAGATTTTGCATCATTTTTCTTTAAAAAATTACAATACTTTTGGTATCGAAGCCAAAGCCGAAAAATTTATCGCCGTTCACAGTCTAGCCGAATTGAAAAGCGTTTTGGAACAAAACAAAAGCCAAAAAAAATTCATTCTTGGCGGGGGTAGCAACATGCTTTTGACAAAAGATATTGAAGCTCTTGTAATCCACATTGATTTAAAAGGGAAAAAAATACTGAAAGAAGATGATGATTTTGTTTGGGTTGAAGGACAAGCAGGCGAAAACTGGCATCAATTTGTGCTTTGGAACATCGAGCAAAATTTCGGTGGATTAGAAAACATGTCCTTAATTCCGGGGAATGTTGGCACGACACCTGTACAAAACATTGGCGCTTATGGAGCCGAAATCAAAGACACTTTTGTTTCCTGCGAAGCCATGAATATTGAAACTCAAGAAATGAGAACTTTTACAAGAGAGGAATGCAACTTTGGATACAGAGAAAGCATCTTTAAACACGAAGTAAAAGACCAATACATCATCACTTCCGTAGTTTTCAAACTGACGAAACAGAACCATAAAATAAATACTTCATACGGGGACATTCTCGCCGAATTGGCCAAAAACAACATTACAACTCCTAGTCTAAAAGACGTGAGCAATGCCGTAATTGCCATCAGAAAAAGCAAATTACCTGATCCTGCCGAATTAGGAAACAGCGGTAGTTTTTTCAAAAACCCAATACTTTTAAAAACCGATTTCGAGAAAATCCATCAAAATTTCCCCGAAATGAGATTCTTCGATATTTCAAAAACCGAAGTCAAAGTTCCTGCCGGCTGGCTAATAGAACATGCCGGTTTGAAAGGAAAACGTTTTGGCGATGCCGGAATTCACAAAAATCAAGCTTTGGTTTTAGTAAACTACGGAGGCGCAACAGGACAGGAAATTTTGGATGTTTCCAAAAAAGTGCAGGAAACTGTTTTTGAAACCTTTGGCATTCATATTGAGGCCGAAGTGAATATAATTTAG
- the ribH gene encoding 6,7-dimethyl-8-ribityllumazine synthase yields MATENKNLSDYDKNSVPNAKDFRFGIVVSEWNDNITEGLYNGALAALLENEVFAHNIIRWNVPGSFELIYGSKKMLQTQNVDAVIAIGCVIQGQTKHFDFVCEGVTQGIKDLNVQTDIPVIFCVLTDNTMQQSIDRSGGIHGNKGTEAAIAAIKMAYIRQQASLTHRIDDQHLLSQGALRIENNPLQIEE; encoded by the coding sequence ATGGCTACCGAAAATAAAAATTTATCGGATTACGATAAAAACTCAGTCCCAAACGCGAAAGACTTTCGCTTTGGGATTGTTGTTTCAGAATGGAATGATAACATCACAGAAGGGCTTTATAATGGCGCACTGGCTGCATTGTTGGAAAATGAAGTTTTTGCCCATAACATTATTCGTTGGAATGTTCCAGGAAGTTTTGAACTGATTTATGGTTCAAAAAAAATGTTGCAAACTCAAAATGTAGATGCTGTAATCGCTATTGGTTGCGTGATTCAGGGGCAAACAAAACATTTTGATTTTGTATGTGAAGGAGTGACTCAAGGGATTAAAGATTTGAATGTTCAAACTGATATTCCGGTAATTTTCTGTGTATTGACAGATAATACTATGCAGCAATCGATTGATAGAAGTGGTGGTATTCACGGGAACAAAGGTACTGAAGCGGCTATTGCGGCTATAAAAATGGCTTATATTCGTCAGCAAGCTTCGTTGACACACAGAATAGATGATCAACATTTGTTGTCTCAAGGTGCTTTGCGAATAGAAAATAATCCTCTGCAAATAGAAGAATAA
- a CDS encoding tetratricopeptide repeat protein encodes MATYSKRGYKTPKEKEVKDDAVENVMIDEKDSATAEVFSKLDETASKTEDWVAKNQKIIIGVVGAITLVTVGYFAYQKFIANPKEEDAASEMFVAQSNFEKAVNGVASDSLYKLSLNGSEGKFGFVKIADEYSGTAAGNLANYYAGIAYLNTGKYDEAISYLGKFSSNDVMLGALAKGAIGDAYSQKNQPKEALENYIKAFEASKNDFTTPRFLMKAGKVALSLGNKADALKYFTQIKEEYENSPEAATVDGLIGLAQ; translated from the coding sequence ATGGCTACTTACAGTAAAAGAGGATATAAGACACCAAAAGAAAAGGAAGTAAAAGACGATGCAGTTGAAAATGTAATGATTGACGAAAAAGACAGCGCTACGGCTGAGGTTTTTTCAAAATTAGATGAGACAGCTTCTAAAACAGAAGACTGGGTTGCTAAGAATCAGAAAATTATAATTGGGGTTGTTGGTGCTATTACGTTGGTAACTGTTGGGTATTTTGCTTATCAAAAATTTATTGCAAATCCTAAAGAGGAAGATGCAGCAAGTGAAATGTTTGTGGCACAATCTAATTTTGAGAAAGCAGTTAACGGTGTTGCAAGTGATTCATTATACAAATTGTCATTGAATGGTTCCGAAGGTAAATTTGGTTTTGTAAAAATTGCCGATGAATATTCTGGAACTGCTGCTGGAAATTTGGCTAACTATTATGCGGGAATTGCTTACTTGAATACAGGTAAATATGATGAAGCAATCAGTTATTTAGGTAAATTCAGTTCAAATGATGTCATGTTAGGAGCTTTGGCAAAAGGAGCTATTGGTGATGCTTATTCTCAAAAAAATCAACCAAAAGAGGCTTTGGAAAACTATATTAAGGCTTTCGAAGCTAGTAAAAATGATTTTACAACGCCACGTTTCTTGATGAAAGCAGGTAAAGTTGCTTTGAGTTTAGGAAATAAAGCAGATGCTTTGAAATACTTTACTCAAATTAAAGAAGAGTATGAAAATTCGCCAGAAGCTGCTACAGTAGATGGTTTGATAGGTTTGGCGCAATAA
- a CDS encoding thioredoxin domain-containing protein has product MKINNLYLFIVCFIAFSCTGQTSPAIKTIDASSYSEKIKATPNAQILDVRTPEEYATGHIENSDNVNWLSNSFVLRTDKYDKTKPVFVYCKSGGRSAKAADKLAELGFKTIYNLDGGMLKWEAAGLAKPDTKIIGICSQEYAELLNTDKEVLISFYAPWCAPCKKMEPYILKMQKEMSDKVVIVRLNADENKTIMQELKISELPTLLLYKNKTIKWQKSGFTSEEDIKKQLL; this is encoded by the coding sequence ATGAAAATTAACAACTTATATTTATTTATCGTTTGCTTTATTGCATTTTCCTGCACCGGACAAACTTCGCCAGCTATTAAAACTATTGACGCTTCCTCCTATTCAGAGAAAATAAAAGCGACTCCAAATGCCCAAATCCTTGATGTTCGAACTCCCGAGGAATATGCTACGGGACATATCGAAAACTCAGACAATGTAAATTGGCTCAGCAACAGCTTTGTTTTAAGAACCGATAAATACGACAAAACAAAACCAGTTTTTGTGTATTGCAAAAGCGGTGGGAGAAGTGCCAAAGCAGCCGATAAATTAGCCGAATTGGGCTTTAAGACTATCTACAATCTCGATGGAGGTATGCTGAAATGGGAAGCAGCGGGCTTGGCTAAACCAGACACCAAAATAATTGGTATATGTAGTCAGGAATATGCCGAATTACTGAATACTGACAAAGAAGTACTGATTAGCTTTTACGCTCCTTGGTGTGCTCCATGCAAAAAAATGGAACCTTACATTCTAAAAATGCAAAAAGAAATGAGCGATAAAGTAGTCATCGTCCGATTGAATGCCGATGAAAACAAAACAATCATGCAGGAATTGAAAATCAGTGAACTTCCAACTTTATTATTGTATAAAAACAAAACAATAAAATGGCAAAAATCAGGATTTACTAGCGAAGAAGATATAAAAAAACAATTACTCTAA
- the recF gene encoding DNA replication/repair protein RecF (All proteins in this family for which functions are known are DNA-binding proteins that assist the filamentation of RecA onto DNA for the initiation of recombination or recombinational repair.), translating to MYLKKISLFNYKNFSEANFEFDSKINCFVGKNGIGKTNILDAIYHLSYGKSYFNPLAVQNIKHGEEFFVIDAEFEKNERTEQIVCSLKKGQKKVLKRNGKAYDKFSDHIGFIPLVIISPADRDLIVEGSETRRKFMDSVISQLDPNYLHQLIQYQKVMSQRNALLKYFALNQTYDNDTLSIYNEQLTDFGQSIFEKRKAFVAEFIPVFNFHHHNITGSQESVQLIYESHLFENDLLTLLQQSINKDRILQYTSMGIHKDDLSFEIDNYPIKKFGSQGQQKSFLIALKLAQFEFLKKQSGVKPILLFDDIFDKLDENRVSKIIEMVNNDIFGQLFISDTHPERTETIVKSTHQSYTIFNL from the coding sequence ATGTATTTAAAGAAAATATCCTTATTCAATTACAAAAACTTTTCCGAAGCCAATTTCGAATTTGACAGCAAGATCAATTGTTTCGTTGGCAAAAACGGCATCGGAAAAACAAATATCTTGGATGCCATCTATCATTTGTCTTATGGAAAAAGTTATTTCAATCCGCTCGCTGTACAAAATATCAAACACGGAGAAGAATTTTTCGTAATTGACGCCGAGTTCGAAAAAAATGAAAGAACAGAGCAAATCGTGTGCAGTCTCAAAAAAGGTCAAAAAAAAGTCCTGAAACGCAACGGAAAAGCCTACGATAAATTCTCTGACCACATCGGATTCATTCCGCTTGTAATTATCTCCCCTGCCGACAGGGATTTAATCGTGGAAGGCAGCGAAACCCGAAGAAAATTCATGGACAGCGTGATCTCGCAATTGGATCCAAACTATTTGCATCAACTTATCCAGTACCAAAAAGTGATGAGCCAGCGCAATGCCTTGCTAAAGTATTTTGCCCTGAACCAGACTTATGACAATGACACCTTATCCATATATAATGAGCAACTAACCGATTTCGGGCAATCCATTTTCGAAAAAAGAAAAGCTTTCGTGGCTGAGTTCATCCCTGTTTTTAACTTTCACCATCACAATATTACGGGCTCACAAGAATCCGTACAATTGATTTATGAAAGCCATTTATTCGAAAATGATTTATTGACGCTTTTACAACAAAGCATCAACAAAGACCGCATCCTGCAATATACCAGCATGGGAATCCACAAAGATGATCTTTCTTTTGAAATCGACAATTACCCAATTAAAAAATTTGGTTCCCAAGGACAACAAAAATCATTTTTAATAGCATTAAAACTTGCGCAGTTCGAATTCCTAAAAAAACAAAGTGGTGTAAAACCTATTTTGCTTTTTGATGATATTTTCGACAAATTAGACGAAAACCGAGTTTCTAAAATCATCGAAATGGTCAACAACGACATCTTTGGACAGCTTTTTATATCGGATACACATCCCGAAAGAACAGAAACAATTGTAAAATCAACTCACCAGAGCTATACGATTTTCAATTTGTAA